In Streptomyces sp. SN-593, a single genomic region encodes these proteins:
- a CDS encoding FAD/NAD(P)-binding protein encodes MTTRHCTVGLIGGGPRGLSVVERLCANARSQPEGSTVHVHLVDPYPPGSGKVWRTDQSRHLLMNTVAGQISVFTDASVDLRGPLEPGPSLYEWAVEVVAGRLGDGVPAHVLDEARALTPDTYPTRAFYGRYLRWAYRRTVEGAPAGVTVSTHASLAVALDDDPDAGDGGLQRVTLADGTVLAGLHAVILCQGHLPATAGTAERRFAARARTAGLLHVPPSNPADVDLDVLPPGTEVLLRGLGLNFFDYMAELTVGRGGSFARAAAGRLVYRPSGREPVLHAGSRRGVPYQARGDNEKGPHGRHEPLLLTADRVAELRAAHRDSGLDFRKDLWPLISREVETVYYRTLFASRGHTLTAERFQDEFLAAGPGERDKDAVLAAYGVGEKYRWDWDLIARPYRDREFAGPEDFTGWLLDHLRKDVSDARRGNVSGPLKAALDVLRDLRNEVRLAVDHGGLHGDSHRADLDDWYTPLNAFLSIGPPGQRVEEMTALIEAGVLKVVGPGLRVAVDGDRYHADSPLVPGSAIRVDALVEARLPDISLSRTEDPLLRRLLATGQCAAFRIRRRSGRAYESDGLAVTGRPFHLVDAAGRAHPRRFAFGVPTESVHWVTAAGIRPGVNSVTLVESDAIARAVLACAGAAGPVAAAASAPAAGAEAGGGQTGGGRTAGAQPGSGQQAHTGQGLDYVH; translated from the coding sequence ATGACAACGAGACACTGCACCGTGGGCCTGATAGGCGGCGGCCCGCGCGGGCTCTCGGTGGTCGAACGGCTCTGCGCCAACGCCCGCTCGCAGCCCGAGGGCAGCACTGTCCACGTCCATCTGGTCGACCCCTACCCGCCCGGCTCCGGCAAGGTGTGGCGCACCGACCAGTCCCGTCACCTGCTCATGAACACCGTGGCCGGACAGATCTCGGTCTTCACCGACGCCTCCGTGGACCTGCGCGGCCCGCTGGAACCGGGGCCGAGCCTGTACGAGTGGGCCGTGGAGGTCGTCGCGGGCCGGCTCGGGGACGGCGTCCCCGCCCACGTCCTCGACGAGGCCCGCGCGCTGACCCCGGACACCTACCCGACCCGCGCCTTCTACGGCCGGTACCTGCGATGGGCCTACCGGCGCACCGTGGAGGGCGCGCCCGCGGGAGTGACCGTCAGCACCCACGCCTCCCTCGCGGTGGCGCTCGACGACGACCCGGACGCCGGGGACGGCGGGCTCCAGCGGGTGACGCTCGCCGACGGGACCGTGCTCGCGGGCCTGCACGCCGTGATCCTGTGCCAGGGACACCTGCCCGCCACCGCCGGCACCGCCGAGCGGCGCTTCGCCGCCCGGGCCCGGACGGCGGGGCTCCTGCACGTCCCGCCGTCCAACCCGGCGGACGTCGACCTGGACGTGCTCCCCCCGGGTACCGAGGTGCTGCTGCGCGGCCTCGGGCTGAACTTCTTCGACTACATGGCCGAACTCACCGTCGGCCGCGGGGGATCCTTCGCCCGGGCCGCCGCCGGCCGGCTGGTGTACCGCCCCAGCGGGCGCGAACCGGTCCTGCACGCCGGGTCCCGGCGCGGCGTCCCCTACCAGGCCCGGGGCGACAACGAGAAGGGCCCGCACGGCCGGCACGAGCCGCTGCTGCTCACCGCCGACCGCGTCGCGGAACTGCGCGCCGCCCACCGGGACTCGGGACTGGACTTCAGGAAGGACCTGTGGCCGCTGATCTCCCGCGAGGTCGAGACGGTCTACTACCGGACGCTGTTCGCCTCACGCGGGCACACGCTCACGGCGGAGCGCTTCCAGGACGAGTTCCTGGCGGCGGGGCCGGGGGAGCGGGACAAGGACGCCGTCCTGGCGGCGTACGGCGTGGGCGAGAAGTACCGCTGGGACTGGGACCTGATCGCCCGCCCCTACCGGGACCGGGAGTTCGCCGGCCCGGAGGACTTCACCGGCTGGCTCCTGGACCACCTGCGCAAGGACGTCTCGGACGCCAGGCGCGGCAACGTCAGCGGCCCGCTGAAGGCCGCGCTCGACGTGCTGCGGGACCTGCGCAACGAGGTCCGCCTCGCGGTCGACCACGGGGGCCTGCACGGCGACTCCCACCGCGCCGACCTGGACGACTGGTACACCCCGCTCAACGCGTTCCTGTCGATCGGGCCGCCCGGGCAGCGGGTCGAGGAGATGACCGCCCTCATCGAGGCCGGCGTGCTGAAGGTGGTCGGACCGGGCCTGCGGGTGGCCGTCGACGGCGACCGGTACCACGCCGACTCCCCGCTCGTGCCCGGTTCGGCGATCCGGGTGGACGCGCTCGTCGAGGCGCGCCTGCCCGACATCTCGCTGAGCCGGACGGAGGATCCGCTGCTGCGCCGGCTGCTGGCGACCGGGCAGTGCGCCGCCTTCCGCATCCGCAGGCGCTCCGGCCGCGCCTACGAGAGCGACGGACTGGCCGTCACCGGGCGGCCGTTCCACCTGGTCGACGCGGCCGGCCGGGCCCATCCGCGCCGCTTCGCCTTCGGCGTGCCCACCGAGTCGGTGCACTGGGTGACGGCCGCGGGCATCAGGCCGGGCGTCAACTCGGTGACGTTGGTGGAGTCCGACGCCATCGCCCGCGCGGTCCTCGCCTGTGCGGGAGCGGCCGGACCGGTCGCCGCGGCCGCCTCGGCGCCGGCCGCCGGCGCCGAGGCGGGCGGCGGGCAGACCGGGGGCGGGCGGACCGCCGGCGCACAGCCCGGGAGCGGACAGCAGGCCCACACAGGACAAGGACTGGACTATGTTCACTGA
- a CDS encoding 3-oxoacyl-ACP synthase III family protein, with the protein MTGIGILGTGAHVPDRVVSNDEAAAEAGVDDAWVVRKTAIRERRWAAPGQATSDLAAAAGRAALRSAGITAADLSVIIVATSTPDRPQPPTAAYVQHLLGAVDAAAFDVNAVCSGEVFALAAAEGVLRRRGGCALVIGADVYSRILNPADRRTVVLFGDGAGAMVLGLKGGARVRDISAHTFGELSSLIEVPAGGSRQPVDRAALDAGLQFFTMDGRAVRAFVEDRLPLLTKQFLHESGVGPGDVAHFVPHQANGVMLDAVFAELALPRATMHLTLTRYGNTGAASIPITLAEAARSGAFRPGDLILLAGFGGGMAVGFALVEW; encoded by the coding sequence ATGACCGGCATCGGGATCCTCGGTACGGGCGCACATGTGCCGGACCGGGTCGTCTCCAACGACGAGGCCGCGGCCGAGGCGGGCGTCGACGACGCCTGGGTCGTCCGCAAGACCGCGATCCGGGAGCGCCGCTGGGCCGCCCCCGGGCAGGCGACCTCGGACCTGGCCGCGGCCGCCGGGCGGGCGGCCCTGCGGTCGGCCGGGATCACCGCCGCCGACCTGTCGGTGATCATCGTCGCCACCTCCACGCCCGACCGCCCCCAACCGCCCACCGCCGCCTACGTGCAGCACCTGCTCGGGGCCGTCGACGCGGCCGCGTTCGACGTCAACGCCGTGTGCTCCGGCGAGGTGTTCGCGCTCGCCGCGGCCGAGGGCGTGCTCCGCCGGCGGGGCGGGTGCGCGCTGGTCATCGGTGCCGACGTGTACTCGCGCATCCTGAACCCGGCCGACCGCAGGACGGTCGTCCTGTTCGGCGACGGCGCCGGTGCGATGGTCCTGGGCCTCAAGGGGGGAGCGCGGGTCCGCGACATCTCCGCGCACACCTTCGGCGAGCTCTCGAGCCTGATCGAGGTGCCCGCCGGGGGCAGCCGGCAGCCCGTCGACCGGGCCGCCCTGGACGCCGGCCTCCAGTTCTTCACCATGGACGGCCGGGCGGTGCGCGCCTTCGTCGAGGACCGCCTGCCCCTGCTGACCAAGCAGTTCCTGCACGAGAGCGGTGTCGGTCCCGGCGACGTCGCCCACTTCGTGCCGCACCAGGCCAACGGCGTCATGCTCGACGCCGTCTTCGCCGAACTCGCCCTGCCCAGGGCGACCATGCACCTCACGCTGACGCGCTACGGCAACACGGGAGCCGCCTCCATCCCGATCACCCTGGCCGAAGCCGCTCGCTCGGGCGCCTTCCGACCCGGCGACCTGATCCTGCTGGCCGGTTTCGGCGGCGGCATGGCGGTCGGATTCGCACTGGTCGAGTGGTGA
- a CDS encoding hydroxymethylglutaryl-CoA synthase encodes MANDSAIGIHDLSLATTEFVLPHTVLAEYNGTDVGKYHVGIGQRSMSVPAADEDIVTMGAAAAAPIIARHGGDGIRTIIFATESSIDQAKSAGIYVHSLLGLPAATRVVELKQACYAATAALQFAIGLVRRDPAQRVLVIASDVSRYDVDSPGEATQGAAAVAMLVGTDPALVRVEDPSGVFTADVMDFWRPNYRETALVDGQESIGAYLLAVEGSWKDYTEQGGRSLEEFAAFCYHQPFTKMAYKAHRQLLNYCGHDIDEERITRHLGLTTAYNNVIGNSYTASVYLALAALLDQADDLTGRAVGFLSYGSGSVAEFFAGTVAPGYREHLRTAANREAIDRRKEVGHARYRELHGHSFPPDGGDHLVPAETTGPFRLAALRGHKRVYEAR; translated from the coding sequence CGAGTTCGTCCTGCCGCACACGGTCCTCGCCGAGTACAACGGCACCGACGTCGGCAAGTACCACGTGGGCATCGGCCAGCGGTCGATGAGCGTGCCGGCCGCCGACGAGGACATCGTGACCATGGGCGCGGCCGCGGCGGCGCCCATCATCGCCCGGCACGGCGGCGACGGCATCCGGACGATCATCTTCGCCACGGAGTCCTCGATCGACCAGGCGAAGTCGGCCGGCATCTACGTCCACTCCCTGCTCGGACTGCCCGCGGCCACCCGGGTCGTGGAACTCAAGCAGGCGTGCTACGCGGCGACGGCGGCCCTGCAGTTCGCCATCGGCCTGGTACGCCGCGACCCGGCGCAGCGCGTCCTCGTGATCGCCTCCGACGTCTCCCGGTACGACGTGGACAGCCCCGGTGAGGCCACCCAGGGCGCGGCCGCCGTGGCCATGCTGGTCGGCACCGATCCGGCGCTGGTGCGCGTCGAGGACCCGTCGGGCGTGTTCACCGCCGACGTCATGGACTTCTGGCGGCCGAACTACCGGGAGACGGCCCTGGTCGACGGGCAGGAGTCCATCGGCGCCTACCTGCTGGCGGTGGAGGGAAGCTGGAAGGACTACACGGAGCAGGGCGGCCGGTCCCTGGAGGAGTTCGCCGCGTTCTGCTACCACCAGCCGTTCACGAAGATGGCCTACAAGGCCCACCGCCAGCTCCTGAACTACTGCGGGCACGACATCGACGAGGAGCGGATCACCCGGCACCTCGGGCTGACCACGGCCTACAACAACGTCATCGGCAACAGCTACACGGCCTCGGTGTACCTGGCCCTCGCCGCGCTGCTCGACCAGGCGGACGACCTGACCGGCCGGGCGGTCGGCTTCCTCAGCTACGGCTCGGGCAGCGTCGCCGAGTTCTTCGCCGGCACCGTCGCCCCCGGATACCGGGAGCACCTGCGCACCGCGGCGAACCGCGAGGCGATCGACCGGCGCAAGGAGGTCGGCCACGCCCGCTACCGCGAACTGCACGGGCACTCCTTCCCGCCCGACGGCGGGGACCACCTCGTCCCGGCCGAGACCACCGGCCCCTTCCGGCTGGCGGCCCTGCGCGGTCACAAGCGCGTCTACGAGGCACGTTAG